The proteins below are encoded in one region of Streptomyces roseirectus:
- a CDS encoding DUF4034 domain-containing protein, protein MTVLLWILGILATPVLLAGLWLTWVFLKEFFSPSADDGSGDLDAADTAYVGRLGLLPAERQNTEYAGPLPADQRAGLDAARRGDWQGVAEVMTGIGRDWERRSGFAALVGEQAAEEDDWLLAWERERPGNPDAAVVRARSTVILAWHIRGAKKAKYTTGEQFAGFHRTLESARAEIARAAELNPDDPTPFVAEIWVALGLGYPNFEMDKLWDEIVARAPHHYEAHFSALQYWCAKWRGSERLAMDFAERAAASAPLGSLLTALPLIAHFEHDESDDAAVDQTPEMVARVNAGLADAAAADPGHPRLPELRHLLAFYLAMQDRAEAALEQFRLVDGYVDALPWRYRNDMAAYYCRIRDLAATAARTA, encoded by the coding sequence ATGACCGTCCTTCTCTGGATCCTCGGCATCCTCGCCACGCCCGTGCTCCTCGCGGGCCTCTGGCTGACCTGGGTCTTCCTGAAGGAATTCTTCTCGCCGAGCGCGGACGACGGCTCCGGCGACCTGGACGCCGCCGACACCGCGTACGTCGGACGGCTGGGCCTGCTGCCCGCCGAGCGGCAGAACACCGAGTACGCCGGTCCGCTCCCGGCCGACCAGCGGGCCGGCCTCGACGCCGCGCGCCGGGGCGACTGGCAGGGCGTCGCCGAGGTGATGACCGGCATCGGGCGGGACTGGGAACGGCGGTCGGGGTTCGCGGCGCTGGTCGGGGAGCAGGCCGCCGAGGAGGACGACTGGCTGCTCGCCTGGGAGCGGGAGCGCCCCGGGAACCCGGACGCGGCGGTCGTCCGGGCCCGTTCGACAGTGATCCTGGCGTGGCACATCCGGGGCGCGAAGAAGGCGAAGTACACGACGGGGGAACAGTTCGCCGGGTTCCACCGGACGCTGGAGAGCGCACGGGCGGAGATCGCGCGGGCCGCCGAGCTGAACCCCGACGACCCGACGCCGTTCGTCGCGGAGATCTGGGTGGCGCTCGGCCTCGGCTACCCCAACTTCGAGATGGACAAGCTGTGGGACGAGATCGTCGCGCGCGCCCCGCACCACTACGAGGCGCACTTCTCGGCGTTGCAGTACTGGTGCGCGAAGTGGCGGGGATCCGAGCGGCTGGCAATGGACTTCGCCGAGCGCGCCGCCGCGTCCGCGCCCCTCGGCAGCCTCCTCACCGCGCTGCCCCTCATCGCGCACTTCGAGCACGACGAGTCGGACGACGCCGCCGTCGACCAGACCCCCGAGATGGTTGCCCGCGTCAACGCGGGCCTCGCGGACGCGGCCGCCGCCGACCCCGGCCACCCCCGTCTCCCCGAGCTCCGCCACCTCCTCGCGTTCTACCTCGCGATGCAGGACCGCGCGGAGGCGGCGCTGGAGCAGTTCCGGCTGGTCGACGGTTACGTGGACGCGCTGCCGTGGCGGTACCGGAACGACATGGCGGCGTACTACTGCCGTATCAGGGACCTGGCGGCGACGGCGGCGCGTACCGCTTGA
- the msrA gene encoding peptide-methionine (S)-S-oxide reductase MsrA, with the protein MLFGRTPQLPTPEQALPGRSAPVFQVPERHTVLGTALLGPYPEGYEIADFGMGCFWGAERKFWQLPAGVHTTLVGYQGGHTEHPTYEEVCSGMTGHTEVVRVVFDPARISYGTLLRTFWESHNPTQGFRQGNDVGTQYRSAVYTHSPAQAAEAESSRVSYQKVLTEAGHPEITTEILPADSLPFYPAESYHQQYLDKNPAGYCGIGGTGVSCPVGVARTGD; encoded by the coding sequence ATGCTCTTCGGCCGTACGCCCCAACTGCCCACCCCCGAGCAGGCGCTCCCCGGCCGGTCCGCGCCGGTGTTCCAGGTTCCCGAGCGGCACACCGTGCTGGGCACGGCGCTGCTGGGCCCCTACCCCGAGGGCTATGAGATCGCCGACTTCGGGATGGGCTGCTTCTGGGGTGCCGAGCGCAAGTTCTGGCAGCTCCCGGCGGGGGTCCACACGACCCTCGTCGGCTACCAGGGCGGTCACACCGAGCACCCCACGTACGAGGAGGTCTGCTCCGGGATGACCGGCCACACCGAGGTCGTCCGCGTCGTCTTCGACCCCGCGCGCATCTCGTACGGCACTCTCCTGCGGACCTTCTGGGAGTCCCACAACCCGACCCAGGGTTTCCGCCAGGGCAACGACGTCGGTACCCAGTACCGGTCGGCCGTCTACACCCACTCCCCCGCGCAGGCCGCCGAGGCCGAGTCCTCCCGGGTCTCCTACCAGAAGGTCCTCACCGAGGCCGGACACCCCGAGATCACCACCGAGATCCTTCCCGCCGACTCCCTCCCCTTCTACCCCGCCGAGTCCTACCACCAGCAGTACCTCGACAAGAACCCGGCGGGCTACTGCGGCATCGGCGGCACGGGCGTGTCCTGCCCGGTGGGAGTGGCGCGGACGGGTGACTGA